In the genome of Oscarella lobularis chromosome 1, ooOscLobu1.1, whole genome shotgun sequence, one region contains:
- the LOC136192237 gene encoding integrator complex subunit 10-like — protein MNEAFSSASWLIERSRELAKSGDASSAEAWLITATSLYPDSFAVQHEVLRTQLETGQIQQAADQLEIMLQKFVNSSELWCDVRGIVNALDSVEINTEIRTQKKLFNLLKPEVQQDLLQSCADMCKEDVLKHSRMLLKLMKLYPSAIEKYGLKTVKRLSQSEMTSETRDLLVSEVLPLVLSSSSAMRSATHDDVINWLLVSLLSCLDLCVGQIFATSADFSDSVSLNPAVNRRRSSIGVRLLLEDVVTETWASFFELFRGLAHVEEMDVPEVFFDLSSNGLRDRLSHLLDSSSPSFYAVASLYFESMIKYFALIKTAGVAECPLFMICSWNSESSDSITILGDSCADEELVIESFRVAHSCWEIIHSEPSFNTKFKMFLKENRNRDWSWMEAFESDCLLFTKTFSRLTPKLQESIQKNEEMTGKQRNIAKIKLASGFFYSGKIESSSQCALEVLQSLLETHTSEQQRDYFNVTSLDQGCSVVIMAYDVTYLFPVCVKFIVEEAKTSSFGPERNDVSLSRLLVFIQFNWPEYQHLLSDVLQKIVQNGGFAFENFFNYITNIHLLEEFLFLVNVDTKLRLMPSTLRQRTVTRGFDKENKEEVRSAFEKQVTRTRENPLKLIKDFFKGETSTA, from the exons ATgaacgaagcgttttcgtcggccTCGTGGCTCATAGAACGATCGCGAGAGCTCGCCAAGAGCGGCGACGCCTCGTCGGCCGAGGCATGGCTCATCACGGCAACGAGCCTGTACCCAGACAGCTTCGCCGTGCAACACGAAGTGCTGAGGACCCAATTGGAAACGGGCCAAATCCAGCAGGCCGccgatcaattggaaatcaT GCTCCAAAAATTCGTGAATTCTTCTGAGCTGTggtgtgacgtcagaggcATCGTCAACGCTTTAGACTCGGTTGAAATTAATACCGAGATACGCACTCAGAAAA aattatttaatttattgaaaCCGGAAGTGCAGCAGGATCTTCTTCAGTCGTGCGCAG ATATGTGTAAGGAAGACGTGTTGAAGCATTCTCGAATGCTATTAAAATTAATGAAACTCTATCCCAGTGCAATAGAAAAATACGGT TTGAAAACAGTCAAAAGATTGTCTCAATcagagatgacgtcagaaacgcGTGATTTGCTAG tCAGTGAAGTGCTTCCCTTGGTCTTATCGTCTTCATCAGCTATG CGTTCTGCTACgcatgatgacgtcataaattggCTTCTCGTTTCCTTGCTCTCTTGCTTGGACTTATGCGTCGGTCAGATCTTTGCCACGTCAGCGGACTTTTCCGATTCGGTGTCACTCAATCCGGCGGtgaatcgacgacgttcttccaTTGGAGTTCGACTACTCTTGGAGGACGTCGTCACGGAGACGTGGGCGAGTTTCTTCGAGCTGTTTCGAGGCTTGGCTCACGTCGAGGAAATGGACGTTCCAGAagtcttcttcgatttgtcATCAAA TGGTTTGAGAGACCGTTTGAGTCATCTTCttgattcgtcgtctccttcgttCTACGCCGTTGCTTCTCTCTACTTCGAGAGCATGATCAAGTACTTTGCCCTCATCAAAACAGCAG GAGTGGCTGAGTGTCCTCTCTTTATGATCTGCAGTTGGAATTCGGAGTCTTCAGATAGCATTACCATACTTGGGG ATTCTTGCGCTGATGAAGAGCTCGTCATAGAATCTTTTCGCGTGGCTCACTCCTGTTGGGAAATTATCCATTCCGAGCCATCATTCAATACGA AATTCAAGATGTTTCTCAAAGAGAATCGTAATAGGGATTGGAGTTGGATGGAAGCGTTTGAGTCCGACTGTCTTCTTTTTACG aaaacgttttcgagGCTAACTCCAAAGCTACAGGaatcaattcaaaaaaacgaGGAAATGACAGGAAAACAACGAAAC ATTGCAAAAATCAAGCTGGCTTCAGGCTTTTTCTATAGTGGAAAAATCGAA agTTCAAGTCAATGTGCATTGGAAGTGTTGCAGTCCCTGTTGGAGACGCACACGTCTGAACAACAGCGCGATTATTTCAATGTAACTTCTCTAGACCAGG GCTGCTCCGTCGTGATAATGgcttatgacgtcacgtattTGTTTCCGGTCTGCGTGAAATTTATTGTAGAAGAGGCAAAG ACTTCAAGTTTTGGACCTGAgaggaatgacgtcagcttaTCAAGGCTTCTTGTCTTTATTCAATTCAATTGGCCGGAGTATCAACATCTTTTGAGCGACGTGTTGCAGAAAATAGTCCAAAATGGAGGCTTTGcctttgaaaatttttttaactATATAACAA ATATTCATCTTCTTGAAGAGTTTTTGTTTCTCGTTAATGTAGATACAAAATTGAGGCTAATGCCATCAACACTACG GCAAAGGACAGTTACTCGTGGATTTGACAAGGAGAACAAGGAGGAAGTCAGAAGCGCATTTGAAAAGCAAGTCACTCGAACAAGAGAAAATCCTCTCAAGTTGATAAAGGACTTCTTCAAAGGGGAGACAAGCACCGCCTAA